From a single Deltaproteobacteria bacterium genomic region:
- a CDS encoding tetratricopeptide repeat protein gives MTAEAPPAAAPETRKLAAIMFTDIVGFSRQMGSDEARTLRLLEAHNQAIRQAVAAYHGQVIKTVGDAFLVDFPSVVHAVQCAQRIQTQFRAHNAETEKAEQIHVRIGIHLGDIVQKDGDVFGDGVNIAARLQALAAPDTICISDMVYRDVAQKVELGTVVSLGRPRLKNIAQRFLVYALLSEKPKGIRQILRVQRLKLSRRVYLVVLVFVLVSVIFGGIATVRYFSPPIPSTQPPTPSTQAAPAALPLPDKPSIAVLPFTNMSGDPEQEYFSDGMTEDLITALSKLSGLFVIARHSAFVYKGRAVKVTEVSQELGVRYVLEGSVRKADSQVRINAQLVDATTGHHLWAESYDRELKDIFALQDEIREKIVFALKVKLTPEEQARFRYFPTASLEAYDALSRGREYFFRISKEANTQARQLFERAIELDPQYAAAYAVLAWTSLAEFLLWNQDPQTLERAFATAQRAVALDDSLPVAHMTLGDIYLWRKQPEQALAEAERAITLDPNFSEGYAHLGNILNATGRPAEALKMVEQALRLSPHPPFYYLSWLGESHLRMGHYEEAIAAQKQVLLRNPNFLPAHGQLAESYLAQWRSLQTQDPQTLERALESAQKTVALSDSLSWGHSLLAQVYLWKKQHEQALAEAEQTIALAPHDADSYASLAAVLSYAGQPEKAIEMMEQALRLNPHPPTWYFFDLGRAYRLTGRMEEAIATQKEVLAQDPNVPRAYGELAVLYSKLGREEEARAAASEYRRRNPKVSLEVLTQVLPYKDPVEVERMLAALRKAGLK, from the coding sequence ATGACAGCAGAGGCCCCTCCGGCAGCGGCACCCGAAACACGCAAGCTGGCGGCGATCATGTTCACCGACATCGTCGGCTTTAGCCGCCAGATGGGCAGCGACGAGGCCCGCACCCTGCGGTTACTCGAAGCCCACAACCAAGCGATTCGGCAGGCCGTGGCCGCCTATCATGGCCAAGTCATTAAGACGGTCGGAGATGCTTTCTTGGTGGACTTCCCGTCCGTGGTCCATGCCGTGCAGTGCGCCCAGCGGATTCAAACGCAATTCCGGGCGCACAATGCCGAGACGGAAAAAGCAGAGCAGATTCACGTCCGCATTGGCATCCACCTGGGGGATATCGTGCAGAAAGACGGCGATGTGTTCGGGGATGGCGTCAACATCGCCGCGCGGCTGCAAGCCCTGGCCGCGCCTGACACCATCTGCATCTCGGACATGGTCTATCGAGATGTGGCCCAGAAAGTCGAGTTGGGGACGGTCGTCTCGCTGGGGCGACCAAGACTGAAGAACATCGCCCAACGCTTCCTGGTCTATGCCCTGCTGTCCGAGAAGCCAAAAGGGATACGCCAGATCCTACGAGTTCAGCGCCTCAAGCTCTCCCGTAGGGTGTACCTAGTCGTGCTCGTGTTCGTACTCGTGAGTGTGATATTTGGAGGAATTGCTACTGTTCGCTACTTCTCTCCTCCGATCCCCAGCACCCAACCCCCAACCCCCAGCACCCAAGCCGCGCCAGCGGCGTTGCCGCTCCCCGACAAACCCTCCATCGCGGTACTCCCTTTCACCAACATGAGTGGTGACCCGGAGCAGGAATATTTCAGCGACGGAATGACCGAGGACCTCATTACCGCGCTCTCCAAGCTCTCGGGCCTGTTTGTCATCGCCCGCCACTCCGCCTTTGTCTACAAGGGCAGGGCCGTGAAGGTTACGGAGGTGAGTCAGGAGCTTGGCGTGCGGTATGTGCTGGAGGGGAGTGTCCGCAAAGCGGACAGCCAGGTGCGGATCAACGCCCAGTTGGTCGATGCGACCACGGGCCATCATCTGTGGGCCGAGAGTTATGACCGGGAGCTGAAAGACATCTTTGCGCTGCAGGATGAGATCCGGGAGAAGATCGTCTTTGCCCTGAAGGTCAAACTGACGCCGGAAGAACAAGCGCGATTTCGCTACTTTCCCACGGCCAGCCTCGAAGCCTATGACGCGCTCTCGCGCGGGCGCGAGTATTTTTTCCGCATCTCGAAAGAAGCCAATACCCAGGCACGACAACTATTTGAGCGCGCCATTGAGCTGGACCCGCAGTATGCCGCCGCGTACGCGGTGCTGGCCTGGACCTCCTTGGCGGAGTTCCTCTTATGGAACCAAGACCCGCAGACGTTGGAGCGGGCCTTTGCAACGGCGCAACGGGCGGTCGCCCTGGATGACTCCCTGCCGGTCGCCCATATGACCTTGGGCGATATCTATCTGTGGAGAAAACAACCGGAGCAGGCCCTGGCTGAGGCCGAGCGGGCCATCACGCTCGATCCCAACTTCTCTGAAGGCTATGCACACCTGGGAAATATTTTGAACGCGACGGGCAGGCCGGCGGAAGCCCTCAAGATGGTGGAGCAGGCACTGCGCCTCAGCCCTCATCCTCCGTTCTATTACTTATCCTGGTTAGGGGAGTCCCACCTGCGGATGGGCCATTATGAAGAGGCGATTGCGGCCCAGAAGCAAGTTCTTCTCCGTAACCCCAATTTTCTGCCTGCTCACGGTCAGCTGGCTGAGAGCTACTTGGCGCAGTGGCGTTCGCTGCAGACGCAGGACCCTCAGACCCTAGAGCGGGCCTTGGAGAGCGCGCAAAAGACTGTTGCCCTGAGTGATTCCCTGTCCTGGGGCCACAGCTTATTAGCCCAGGTCTACCTGTGGAAGAAGCAGCATGAGCAGGCTCTCGCTGAGGCTGAACAGACCATTGCCCTTGCTCCCCACGATGCTGATAGCTATGCATCGCTGGCGGCGGTTCTGAGCTATGCGGGGCAGCCGGAGAAGGCCATAGAGATGATGGAGCAGGCGCTGCGCCTGAACCCGCACCCGCCGACCTGGTACTTCTTCGACTTAGGCCGGGCCTATCGCTTGACGGGGCGAATGGAGGAGGCGATTGCCACCCAGAAGGAAGTCCTTGCCCAAGACCCAAACGTTCCGCGCGCTTACGGGGAACTGGCCGTTCTCTACAGCAAGTTAGGGCGAGAAGAGGAAGCCCGCGCTGCCGCAAGCGAATACCGTAGGCGCAATCCCAAGGTCTCGTTGGAGGTCCTCACACAGGTGCTCCCCTACAAAGACCCAGTGGAAGTAGAGCGCATGCTTGCGGCCTTGCGCAAGGCGGGGTTGAAATGA
- the hemB gene encoding porphobilinogen synthase encodes MRFPIYRPRRLRRNENLRRMVRETQLSVDDLIMPLFIVPGTNVVNPISSMPGIAQLSVDRAVEECKAIRDLGIPGVIFFGIPDHKDAVGSEAYNDDGIIQRALRAVKERVPGLLLLTDVCFCEYTDHGHCGIVKGQDVDNDATLEILVKESLSHARAGADMVAPSDMMDGRIGAIRQALDSQGFSHLPIMAYSAKFASGFYGPFREAAESTPQFGDRRSYQMDPPNADEALREVELDIAEGADIVMVKPALPYLDIIRQVKDKFRYPVAAYNVSGEYAMIKAAALNGWLDEERVMMEALTGIKRAGADMILTYFAKDAARVLRR; translated from the coding sequence ATGCGTTTCCCCATCTATCGACCACGGCGCTTACGACGGAACGAGAACTTGCGGCGCATGGTGCGCGAAACCCAACTCAGCGTCGATGACTTGATTATGCCGCTTTTCATCGTGCCGGGGACGAACGTGGTCAATCCTATTTCGTCCATGCCCGGCATTGCCCAACTGTCCGTCGATCGCGCAGTGGAAGAATGCAAAGCCATCCGCGACCTTGGTATTCCTGGGGTCATTTTTTTTGGCATCCCCGACCACAAGGACGCGGTTGGCTCGGAGGCTTATAACGACGACGGCATTATTCAGCGGGCTTTGCGAGCGGTGAAAGAACGGGTTCCTGGGCTGCTGCTGCTGACGGATGTGTGCTTCTGCGAATATACCGACCACGGGCACTGCGGCATTGTCAAAGGGCAGGACGTGGACAATGACGCGACGCTGGAGATCCTGGTGAAAGAATCCTTGTCGCATGCGCGCGCCGGCGCGGACATGGTGGCGCCTTCGGACATGATGGACGGGCGCATCGGCGCCATTCGTCAGGCGCTCGACAGCCAGGGGTTTTCGCACCTGCCGATCATGGCCTACTCGGCTAAGTTCGCTTCGGGGTTTTATGGTCCGTTCCGCGAGGCGGCAGAATCGACCCCGCAGTTCGGCGACCGCCGTTCTTATCAGATGGACCCACCCAATGCGGACGAGGCGTTGCGGGAAGTCGAGTTGGACATTGCCGAAGGGGCGGATATCGTCATGGTGAAACCTGCGCTTCCTTATTTGGATATCATTCGCCAAGTGAAGGACAAGTTCCGTTACCCGGTAGCGGCGTACAATGTCAGCGGTGAATATGCCATGATTAAAGCCGCCGCGCTCAACGGTTGGCTGGATGAAGAACGGGTGATGATGGAAGCGCTCACTGGCATCAAACGCGCCGGAGCCGATATGATCCTCACCTATTTTGCCAAGGATGCCGCGCGCGTGCTGCGACGATGA
- a CDS encoding ferredoxin, with product MRLVIDYRKCLKSGQCSYLHAELITADPDGTPRVIAERIGEDLRTAAEDAVDLCPSGAIGLVEE from the coding sequence ATGCGCCTCGTCATCGACTATCGGAAATGTCTGAAGTCCGGGCAATGTTCGTATCTACACGCGGAACTGATTACAGCCGACCCCGACGGCACGCCGCGTGTCATTGCCGAGCGGATTGGCGAGGATCTCCGCACAGCGGCAGAAGATGCGGTGGATCTGTGTCCGAGCGGGGCGATTGGATTAGTGGAGGAATAA
- the malQ gene encoding 4-alpha-glucanotransferase, translated as MERFARSSGILLPIFSLPSRFGIGDLGDGAHRFIDFLAEAKQSLWQILPLGPTSGGNLHSPYVALSAFAGNPLFISLEMLVEDGLLAPEEIRQVPEFSDQVVDYGRVSAYKLAVLRRVAERFAVDAPARWQASFSQFCERHRWWLDDYTFFMALRATFQDASWHEWEPALQRREPAALQEWRGKIAQEIRLHELLQCLFFAQWQRLKLYAHRRSVKIIGDIPIYVGFDSAEVWAHPELFDLDGETRLPRLIAGVPPDYFSETGQRWGNPLYRWRDAHDRPVQAVYDWWIQRFRATFELVDLVRVDHFRGFESYWAIPAEEQTAMNGHWVPGPGARLFSAVQHALGDLPIIAEDLGVITPEVDALRRQFGFPGMKILQFAFGGDVRNPYLPHNYGDPRCVVFTGTHDNDTALGWFRSTTDECRSHVLHYLGRAAEADLHWELIRLAWSSVAALAIAPLQDVLGLGREGRTNTPGQAQGNWEWRYTSDALGPELSHRLAELTHLYGRDET; from the coding sequence ATGGAACGTTTCGCTCGGTCGAGCGGCATTCTTCTCCCCATCTTCTCCTTGCCTAGCCGTTTCGGCATTGGCGATCTGGGTGACGGTGCGCATCGCTTCATCGACTTTCTCGCCGAAGCTAAGCAGTCTCTCTGGCAAATACTGCCGTTGGGTCCCACCAGCGGCGGGAACCTTCATTCACCCTACGTCGCGTTGTCCGCATTCGCCGGGAATCCATTGTTCATCAGCCTGGAGATGTTGGTCGAAGATGGGTTGTTAGCCCCAGAAGAAATTCGGCAGGTTCCCGAGTTTTCCGACCAGGTTGTCGATTACGGACGCGTCAGTGCCTACAAACTGGCCGTGCTGCGCCGAGTTGCCGAACGGTTCGCCGTCGATGCCCCCGCCCGGTGGCAAGCCTCGTTCTCGCAATTTTGCGAACGCCACCGCTGGTGGCTGGATGACTACACCTTCTTCATGGCGTTACGCGCCACATTTCAGGATGCATCGTGGCACGAGTGGGAGCCGGCACTCCAACGCCGTGAGCCGGCCGCTCTCCAGGAATGGCGCGGAAAAATCGCGCAAGAGATCCGCTTGCACGAATTGCTCCAGTGCCTCTTTTTCGCCCAATGGCAACGCCTCAAGCTCTATGCCCATCGGCGTAGCGTCAAAATTATCGGCGATATTCCCATCTATGTTGGCTTCGACAGTGCCGAGGTGTGGGCGCATCCGGAACTGTTCGATCTTGACGGTGAAACCCGCTTGCCGCGACTGATTGCCGGGGTGCCACCCGATTATTTTAGCGAGACCGGGCAGCGCTGGGGCAACCCGCTGTACCGCTGGCGAGACGCGCATGATCGTCCGGTCCAAGCTGTCTATGATTGGTGGATTCAGCGCTTCCGCGCCACCTTCGAGCTGGTGGACCTCGTGCGGGTTGATCACTTTCGCGGATTCGAATCCTACTGGGCCATTCCCGCCGAGGAGCAGACCGCTATGAATGGGCATTGGGTACCGGGGCCGGGGGCTCGACTGTTTTCCGCCGTGCAGCATGCATTGGGCGATCTCCCGATCATCGCCGAAGATCTTGGCGTCATCACCCCGGAGGTCGATGCCTTACGACGACAATTCGGCTTTCCCGGTATGAAGATTCTTCAATTCGCCTTTGGTGGCGACGTCCGGAATCCCTACCTGCCGCACAACTACGGCGACCCGCGGTGTGTGGTGTTCACCGGGACGCACGACAACGACACGGCGTTGGGCTGGTTTCGTTCGACGACAGACGAGTGTCGCTCCCACGTGCTGCATTATCTGGGCCGTGCCGCTGAAGCCGACCTCCATTGGGAACTGATTCGTCTGGCCTGGAGTTCGGTAGCGGCTTTGGCGATTGCTCCCCTCCAAGATGTCTTGGGGTTGGGCCGTGAAGGGCGGACGAATACTCCCGGCCAAGCACAAGGCAACTGGGAGTGGCGCTACACTTCCGATGCGCTTGGTCCCGAACTCAGCCACCGCCTAGCTGAACTTACCCACCTCTATGGCCGCGATGAGACCTGA
- a CDS encoding Uma2 family endonuclease: MSVSALPTSRSSEPAATPRDPIWRLRVEQYHAMISAGILTADDPVELLEGWLVYKMPQNPPHRVATRLAQTALERILPTGWYVDTQAPITLEDSEPEPDVAIIRGEPRLYSNRHPGPADLALVVEVADATLLRDQGAKKRLYARAGIAVYWLIKLPDRQCEVYTDPSAAGGEPDYRQRHNSGQSETVPLIIDGQAVGSIVVADVLP; encoded by the coding sequence ATGTCTGTAAGCGCCCTTCCCACTTCACGCTCGAGCGAACCCGCCGCCACGCCGCGTGATCCGATCTGGCGCTTGCGCGTCGAACAGTATCACGCCATGATCTCGGCTGGCATTCTGACGGCTGACGACCCAGTAGAATTATTGGAAGGGTGGCTTGTCTACAAAATGCCACAGAATCCTCCACACCGTGTCGCTACGCGCCTAGCGCAAACCGCGTTGGAACGTATTCTTCCTACAGGCTGGTATGTCGATACGCAGGCTCCCATTACGTTGGAGGACAGCGAGCCCGAACCCGATGTGGCCATTATCCGTGGTGAGCCTCGTCTTTATTCGAATCGGCACCCCGGTCCCGCCGACCTCGCCCTCGTCGTCGAAGTAGCCGATGCGACGTTATTGCGCGATCAAGGCGCGAAGAAGCGCCTCTATGCTCGTGCGGGAATTGCCGTGTATTGGCTCATTAAGCTGCCCGACCGCCAGTGCGAGGTCTATACCGATCCTTCGGCAGCAGGCGGAGAGCCGGACTACCGACAGCGTCACAACTCTGGTCAGAGCGAGACTGTTCCTCTCATTATAGACGGTCAAGCCGTAGGTTCTATTGTTGTTGCGGATGTGTTGCCATAA
- a CDS encoding cytochrome P450, with protein MDTPAPLSLDQLRGNLAAFLTNPYPTYSELREQSPVCMEFVPGGVVPGLDEPLAAWALMRHDDVYGALRDHETFSSARNPLVEKGFFPQLVLIMDDPPRHTRFRRLVNKAFTLKRVESLEPWITGVANELLEEIGTGETDIVHTYTMPLPVKVITRLLGIPGDDYVTFKRWSDTFISSLISISLEERMKNTMEMVEYFGKMAAARRAQGAEDLITALVEAEIDGESLQDWEILGFCILLLIAGNETTTNLVSNALNILVERPDLWRQLREDRNLVEPVIEETLRYESPVQQLLRMTTRDVTVSGVTIPANDLVAIFFGAANRDPKEFPNPDEFRLDRDLRNHVSFGVGIHYCLGAPLARAEAKITLNAFLDRFPTIEHGAAPARRQSQSPVVYGFEKLPLRLHTGGR; from the coding sequence ATGGATACCCCTGCCCCTCTTTCGTTGGACCAGTTACGCGGCAACTTAGCGGCTTTTCTCACCAATCCCTACCCTACGTACAGCGAGTTGCGTGAGCAGAGCCCGGTATGCATGGAGTTCGTGCCCGGCGGCGTCGTGCCTGGACTCGATGAGCCGCTCGCGGCTTGGGCGCTGATGCGGCATGACGATGTGTACGGTGCCCTGCGCGATCACGAGACCTTTTCATCCGCACGAAATCCTTTGGTCGAAAAAGGCTTCTTCCCTCAGCTCGTGCTCATCATGGACGACCCGCCGCGTCACACGCGCTTTCGCCGCTTGGTGAACAAGGCGTTCACCCTCAAACGGGTGGAGTCGCTCGAGCCGTGGATTACCGGCGTCGCTAACGAACTCCTGGAGGAAATCGGCACCGGAGAGACAGACATCGTCCATACCTACACCATGCCGCTCCCAGTCAAAGTCATCACTCGGCTGCTGGGCATCCCTGGGGACGATTACGTCACCTTCAAGCGCTGGTCGGACACGTTCATCTCCTCGCTCATTTCCATTTCCCTGGAGGAGCGCATGAAGAACACCATGGAGATGGTGGAGTATTTCGGCAAGATGGCGGCGGCCCGGCGCGCGCAGGGCGCGGAGGACCTGATTACCGCTTTGGTCGAAGCCGAAATCGACGGTGAGTCTCTGCAAGACTGGGAAATTCTCGGTTTCTGCATCTTGTTGCTGATTGCCGGTAACGAAACCACCACCAACCTCGTCAGCAACGCGTTGAATATCTTGGTTGAGCGACCGGACTTGTGGCGGCAACTGCGAGAAGACCGCAATCTCGTCGAGCCGGTGATTGAGGAGACCTTGCGGTACGAAAGCCCAGTCCAACAGCTCCTACGCATGACTACGCGGGATGTCACCGTCTCGGGTGTGACTATCCCAGCCAACGATCTGGTCGCCATCTTCTTCGGCGCGGCCAATCGCGACCCGAAAGAATTTCCCAATCCAGACGAGTTCCGACTCGACCGTGACCTGCGCAACCACGTGTCCTTCGGCGTGGGGATTCATTACTGCCTCGGCGCTCCACTGGCTCGGGCCGAAGCGAAAATTACGTTGAACGCTTTTCTTGATCGTTTCCCCACGATTGAGCACGGCGCGGCACCGGCTCGCCGGCAGTCGCAGAGTCCGGTCGTCTATGGTTTCGAGAAGCTACCGCTGAGGTTGCACACCGGAGGTCGTTAA
- the mutS gene encoding DNA mismatch repair protein MutS, producing MNVSKTSRISSAKAAAPRAPEVDLLDQYRHAKAQHPDALVFVRLGDFYEMFYDDAPIGARALDIVLTSRPTGKGKERVPLCGVPHHRLESYLARLVEKGYKVAICEQLEAPQKGRKIIDRQVVRVVTPGTLFETSGKERSLAAVVPDKERVGVAFLALATGEFLVAETTAADLPGLLDKMRPQEVVLRAGETRNHSVYAGAFLTERSAKAFSPSAALSVLSETFGPNVIESLKISHRPSLVAAGALLAYVKETQQDFLPHLKSPQTYRGEDFLVLDSQTQRNLELVENILKGTEEGTLFAVLNVTATRMGSRRLRNWLLHPLLSVDDIRRRQDAVEELTEQHRLREELRDALSRILDLERLTSRLTSVVANPRDLAALQASLAPLPNVQEILASFSTSLLSTLHDEFDPLADIHREIQRTMVEEPRALPKEGGLIREGVSAELDELRAMQVDGSGWLAKLEAREREQTQIPNLRVGFNKIFGYYIEVTKSYLHLVPKSYVRRQTLVNAERFLTKELQRFEEQTLSAADRCKQIEYEIFLRLRDHVAAQADRLRQTAGVLGTLDVLASLAEVAVKKGWVKPGISNVYGIHIKEGRHPVVEALAGQFVPNDLDLDEQHHLLLLTGPNAAGKSTFARQSALLILLAQMGGFLPVESATIGVVDRIFTRVGAADFLARGLSTFMVEMMETANILRHATERSLIILDEVGRGTGTSDGQAIAQAVAEALACEIKAKTIFTTHYHELARLADTVPGIVNARLEVREDRDEVTFLYKVVPGAAQESYGLYVAKLAGLPEHIVLRAKELFHGWQKADAVVRRGNEKEILAVAEANGYSVPHAIIAKLVRTDPLHTTPMEALLLVAELKKLAESGGK from the coding sequence ATGAACGTATCTAAGACATCCCGAATCTCTTCGGCGAAGGCCGCCGCCCCCCGCGCGCCGGAAGTCGATCTCCTTGATCAGTACCGCCACGCCAAAGCGCAACATCCGGATGCGCTGGTCTTTGTCCGCCTGGGCGATTTCTACGAAATGTTCTACGACGACGCACCGATCGGCGCGCGCGCGCTGGATATCGTGCTGACCTCACGTCCCACCGGCAAGGGCAAAGAGCGGGTGCCGCTGTGCGGAGTGCCGCATCATCGCCTCGAATCGTATCTCGCTCGCTTGGTAGAGAAGGGCTATAAGGTCGCCATTTGCGAACAGCTAGAGGCCCCACAAAAGGGCAGAAAAATCATCGACCGCCAGGTCGTGCGTGTGGTCACGCCCGGCACGCTGTTCGAGACCAGCGGTAAGGAACGCTCTTTGGCGGCGGTGGTTCCAGATAAGGAGCGAGTCGGGGTGGCATTCTTGGCGCTTGCGACTGGCGAGTTTCTCGTGGCGGAGACGACGGCAGCGGACCTGCCAGGCTTGCTCGACAAGATGCGTCCCCAAGAAGTCGTGCTGCGCGCCGGAGAAACGCGAAACCATTCCGTCTATGCTGGTGCGTTTCTGACCGAGCGTTCCGCCAAGGCGTTTTCCCCGAGCGCCGCGTTGAGCGTGTTGAGCGAGACGTTTGGACCGAATGTGATCGAATCGCTGAAGATCTCGCACCGACCATCGTTGGTGGCTGCCGGGGCGTTGCTGGCCTATGTCAAAGAGACGCAACAAGATTTTTTACCTCATCTGAAATCGCCGCAGACGTATCGCGGCGAAGATTTCCTGGTGCTGGATTCGCAGACGCAGCGGAACCTGGAGCTGGTAGAAAACATTTTGAAAGGGACGGAAGAGGGGACGCTGTTTGCAGTGTTGAACGTGACGGCCACGCGCATGGGCAGCCGGCGCTTGCGCAACTGGTTGTTGCATCCACTCCTTTCTGTTGACGACATCCGACGACGACAGGACGCAGTGGAAGAGCTGACCGAGCAACACCGCCTCCGAGAAGAACTCAGGGACGCATTGTCTCGCATTCTCGATCTGGAGCGGCTCACCTCACGCCTCACTTCGGTAGTCGCAAACCCTCGGGACCTTGCTGCATTGCAAGCGTCGCTTGCTCCTTTGCCGAACGTGCAAGAGATACTCGCGTCCTTCTCGACCTCTTTGCTGAGTACGCTGCATGACGAGTTCGATCCGCTTGCCGACATTCATCGGGAAATTCAGCGCACGATGGTGGAAGAGCCGCGCGCGCTCCCGAAGGAAGGCGGTCTCATTCGCGAGGGTGTTTCTGCGGAGCTGGATGAACTGCGCGCCATGCAAGTCGACGGCAGCGGATGGCTGGCGAAACTGGAGGCTCGGGAACGCGAACAGACTCAGATTCCCAATCTGCGCGTCGGGTTCAACAAAATCTTTGGCTACTACATCGAAGTTACCAAATCGTACCTGCACCTGGTGCCGAAGTCCTATGTGCGACGCCAGACGTTGGTCAATGCCGAACGGTTTCTGACCAAAGAACTCCAACGGTTCGAGGAGCAAACCCTGTCGGCGGCGGATCGGTGCAAGCAGATTGAGTACGAAATTTTTCTCCGCTTGCGCGACCACGTGGCGGCGCAAGCCGACCGCCTGCGCCAAACCGCCGGAGTGCTGGGAACACTTGATGTCCTTGCCTCTCTTGCCGAAGTGGCGGTGAAGAAAGGATGGGTGAAGCCGGGCATCTCGAATGTCTACGGTATCCACATCAAAGAAGGGCGGCATCCGGTTGTGGAAGCGTTGGCGGGACAGTTCGTGCCGAACGATCTCGATTTAGATGAACAACACCATCTTTTGCTGCTGACCGGGCCGAACGCCGCCGGTAAAAGTACCTTTGCCCGGCAATCCGCGCTGCTCATTCTCCTGGCCCAGATGGGCGGGTTCCTGCCCGTGGAATCCGCGACCATTGGGGTAGTCGATCGTATTTTCACGCGGGTGGGAGCGGCGGATTTTCTCGCGCGTGGACTGTCGACGTTCATGGTCGAGATGATGGAGACCGCGAATATCCTTCGTCACGCCACAGAGCGGAGCCTGATCATTCTTGACGAGGTGGGACGCGGGACCGGCACTTCCGACGGACAGGCCATTGCCCAAGCCGTGGCCGAGGCTCTCGCGTGCGAGATCAAAGCCAAGACCATTTTCACTACCCATTACCATGAGCTGGCGCGGTTGGCGGACACCGTTCCTGGCATCGTCAACGCCCGGCTCGAGGTGCGGGAAGACCGGGACGAGGTCACATTTTTGTACAAAGTCGTGCCTGGTGCCGCTCAGGAGAGCTATGGCCTTTACGTAGCCAAGTTGGCGGGGTTGCCGGAACATATCGTACTGCGGGCGAAGGAACTCTTCCACGGATGGCAGAAGGCAGACGCTGTTGTCAGGCGGGGAAACGAGAAAGAGATCTTGGCTGTGGCTGAAGCCAACGGCTATAGCGTGCCCCATGCCATCATCGCAAAACTTGTTCGCACCGACCCGTTGCACACCACGCCGATGGAAGCGTTGTTGTTGGTGGCGGAGTTGAAGAAACTGGCGGAAAGCGGCGGAAAGTAA